One Candidatus Atelocyanobacterium thalassa isolate ALOHA genomic window, ACCGATTTTATGGAACAAGAGCAAGAAAGAGGTATCACCATACAATCTGCAGCAACTAGTTGCTTTTGGAGGGATCATCAGTTAAATATTATAGATACCCCTGGGCACGTTGATTTCACAATTGAGGTTTACCGCTCTTTAAAAGTTTTAGATGGTGGAATTGGAGTTTTTTGCGGTTCAGGAGGTGTAGAACCTCAGTCTGAAACAAATTGGCGCTATGCTAATGACTCTAAAGTTGCTCGCATTATTTATATTAATAAACTTGATAGGACTGGTGCTGATTTTTTCAGAGTTACTCAACAAGTTGATGAAATATTAGCTGCTAAGCCTCTTGTAATGGTATTACCTATCGGAATAGAAAATGATTTTTGTGGTGTCGTAGACTTACTCACTGAAAAAGCATGGATCTGGGATAATTCTGGAGATCCGATGAAGTATACCGTAGAAGATGTTCCTGAAGACATGAAAGAACAGGTAGCAGAATATAGAGAAATGCTCATTGAAACTGCTATAGAACAAGATGATACTTTAATGGAAAAGTATCTTGAGGGGGAAGAGTTAACTATTGATGAAATTAAGTTTTGTATTCGAAAAGGTACTCGTGATCTTGCCTTTTTCCCTACTTATTGTGGCTCCTCTTTCAAAAATAAAGGAGTACAGCTAGTGCTTGATGCTGTAATCGATTATCTTCCTAATCCTATGGAGGTAAAACCACAGCCAGAAGTAGATTTAGAAGGAAAAGAAACAGGAAATTATGCTATTGTAGATGTTGAAAAACCCTTAAGAGCGTTAGCTTTCAAAATCATGGATGATCGTTTTGGAGCGCTAACATTCACACGTATTTATTCAGGAAAAATCGCTAAGGGTGATACTGTACTAAATACAGCAACAGGAAAAACAGAAAGAATTAGTCGCTTAGTAGAAATGCATGCTGACTCTCGAGAAGAAGTAGAGTCAGCACAAGCAGGAGATATTATAGCCATTGTAGGTATGAAAAATGTCCAAACAGGTCATACTTTATGTGACCCCAAACTACCTGCAACATTAGAGCCTATGGTTTTCCCAGATCCCGTGATATCTGTTGCTATTTCACCTAAGAAAAAAGGTGAAAATGAAAAAATGGCTTTAGCCATAAGTAAGATGGTTCAGGAAGATCCATCTTTTTATATGGAAACAGATAAAGAAAGTGGTGAAACAATTATCAAGGGAATGGGAGAGCTGCATTTGGATATAAAAGTTGATATCCTTAAGCGTACTCATGGAATTGAAGTAGAAGTTGGTAAGCCACAAGTAGCTTATCGTGAGTCTATTACCAAAGTTGTTAAAGATACTTATGTTCACAAGAAACAATCTGGTGGTTCTGGTCAATTTGCGAAAATTGATTACAGTATCGAACCAGGAGAACCTGGTAGTGGCTTTCAGTTTACTTCAAAAGTTACAGGAGGCAATGTTCCAAGAGAATTTTGGCCTGCAGTTCAAAAAGGTTTTGAATCCAGTGTAAAAAAAGGTGTTTTAGCTGGTTATCCTTGTGTAGATTTAACAGTAAATCTTACAGACGGATCATTTCACCCAGTTGATTCTTCAGCTATAGCTTTTGAGATTGCAGCTAGAGCTGCTTATCGTCAAACAGTTCCTAAGGCTGGACCTCAATTATTAGAGCCTATTATGAATGTAGATGTTTTTACTCCTGAAGATTATATGGGAGATGTCATAGGAGATATTAATCGCCGTCGTGGTATGATAAAGTCTCAAAATTCAACACCTATGGGAGCACGAATCAAAGCAGATATTCCTTTAAGTGAGATGTTTGGCTATATAGGTGATTTGCGTACAATGACTTCTGGACGTGGTCAGTTTTCTATGGAATTTGGTCATTATGCTCCAGCTCCAAGTAATATAGCAGAAGAAGTCATCAAAGAAGTAAAAGAGCGTCAAGCCTCTTCTTAGTTTACAAAATTTACTTGAT contains:
- the fusA gene encoding elongation factor G, with protein sequence MTKDLNYYRNIGIFAHVDAGKTTTTERILKLTGKIHKIGEVHEGAATTDFMEQEQERGITIQSAATSCFWRDHQLNIIDTPGHVDFTIEVYRSLKVLDGGIGVFCGSGGVEPQSETNWRYANDSKVARIIYINKLDRTGADFFRVTQQVDEILAAKPLVMVLPIGIENDFCGVVDLLTEKAWIWDNSGDPMKYTVEDVPEDMKEQVAEYREMLIETAIEQDDTLMEKYLEGEELTIDEIKFCIRKGTRDLAFFPTYCGSSFKNKGVQLVLDAVIDYLPNPMEVKPQPEVDLEGKETGNYAIVDVEKPLRALAFKIMDDRFGALTFTRIYSGKIAKGDTVLNTATGKTERISRLVEMHADSREEVESAQAGDIIAIVGMKNVQTGHTLCDPKLPATLEPMVFPDPVISVAISPKKKGENEKMALAISKMVQEDPSFYMETDKESGETIIKGMGELHLDIKVDILKRTHGIEVEVGKPQVAYRESITKVVKDTYVHKKQSGGSGQFAKIDYSIEPGEPGSGFQFTSKVTGGNVPREFWPAVQKGFESSVKKGVLAGYPCVDLTVNLTDGSFHPVDSSAIAFEIAARAAYRQTVPKAGPQLLEPIMNVDVFTPEDYMGDVIGDINRRRGMIKSQNSTPMGARIKADIPLSEMFGYIGDLRTMTSGRGQFSMEFGHYAPAPSNIAEEVIKEVKERQASS